The uncultured Bacteroides sp. genome has a segment encoding these proteins:
- a CDS encoding DUF3836 domain-containing protein, whose amino-acid sequence MKTIVLSSRKLVISLTICLLFVCMQTVNAAEPKNFVYNISDDNEIVYLYDSISTTLTPYLKYDFTTSESGQAKNKTAYYWNASTGKWIPYYLLTVTTVGDNQIQEFALWNSKKNDFTLNKQKAIYYKESGKESPTYLSLKWNDKQDKWEIKDANIIENYIESMINSYANLE is encoded by the coding sequence ATGAAAACAATTGTATTAAGTAGCCGTAAATTAGTAATTAGCCTTACTATTTGTTTGTTGTTCGTATGTATGCAGACTGTAAATGCTGCAGAACCTAAAAACTTTGTATACAACATAAGCGATGACAACGAAATTGTATACTTATATGACTCTATTTCAACAACTTTAACCCCTTATCTGAAATATGATTTCACTACCAGTGAAAGCGGACAGGCAAAAAACAAAACAGCTTATTACTGGAATGCCTCAACAGGAAAATGGATTCCATATTACCTCCTTACTGTTACTACTGTAGGAGATAATCAGATTCAGGAATTTGCCCTTTGGAACAGTAAAAAGAATGATTTCACTTTGAATAAGCAAAAAGCTATCTATTACAAAGAATCAGGAAAAGAGTCTCCTACTTATCTTTCTTTGAAGTGGAATGACAAACAAGACAAATGGGAAATTAAAGATGCAAACATTATAGAAAATTACATAGAGTCAATGATTAATAGCTATGCTAATCTGGAATAA
- a CDS encoding alpha/beta hydrolase produces the protein MKIIKTKLDAKSITINNEEISYFDSEHGDITLVFIHGSFIDKDYWAEQITYFSPHYRVVAMDLAGHGNSTHNRNTWNLQEYGKDVSQMIQALSLKNVVLIGHSMGTSIMLETVAQNDSNIIGLIGIDNFKNLNTEIPQEMINGFSNSLKTDFANTCEGYASNYLMNTETDKQLAHKLITAFRDMDPAVGIPVIEDCFKYSAREKELLKVLKFKLNIINVDYFPTDEDALKQYVGTNYTLSMMNGTCHYPMVENPAEFNVLLDKLLLRL, from the coding sequence ATGAAAATAATCAAGACCAAACTGGATGCTAAAAGCATAACAATTAACAATGAAGAAATATCTTACTTCGACAGCGAACATGGAGATATAACGCTTGTGTTTATTCATGGATCATTTATAGATAAAGACTATTGGGCAGAACAGATAACCTACTTCTCGCCCCATTATAGGGTGGTTGCCATGGATTTGGCTGGTCATGGAAATTCAACTCACAACCGCAATACATGGAATCTTCAGGAATATGGGAAAGATGTGAGCCAGATGATACAAGCATTGTCATTGAAAAATGTTGTTCTAATCGGGCATTCAATGGGGACGAGTATTATGCTTGAAACCGTAGCTCAAAATGACAGCAATATAATTGGGTTGATTGGAATAGATAATTTCAAGAATCTTAATACTGAGATACCACAGGAGATGATTAATGGATTTAGTAACAGTCTCAAAACTGATTTTGCCAATACTTGCGAAGGCTATGCCTCTAATTATCTGATGAATACTGAAACAGACAAACAGCTTGCGCACAAATTGATTACAGCTTTCCGAGATATGGATCCAGCTGTTGGCATTCCTGTTATTGAAGATTGTTTTAAATATTCGGCAAGAGAGAAAGAGCTTTTGAAAGTGCTGAAATTTAAACTTAATATTATTAATGTAGATTATTTCCCTACCGACGAGGATGCTTTAAAACAATATGTTGGTACAAATTATACACTCAGCATGATGAACGGCACTTGCCATTATCCGATGGTAGAGAATCCTGCAGAATTTAATGTATTGCTTGATAAACTTCTTTTGAGATTATAA
- a CDS encoding DUF4919 domain-containing protein, giving the protein MTKTTLILLTFLLTTFFSFGQTTSEVIIPKFNDKYSGFVKQLEAGETDINYREFRESFIESEQFKVASNKSKEFERLEKEMYVQMDKSNSKGIIGITKAMLSIDYTSMIAHKILRQTYNIIGDTLNAKKYKTIQFGLLYSITDSGDGKTCESAWHVTQVNEEYFILQMLGADLITQSVLTNNVGLYDKMEVKAEDGSSKTYYFDVNKVFEGYKKLGMK; this is encoded by the coding sequence ATGACTAAGACAACATTAATCCTTTTGACATTCCTGCTGACGACTTTTTTTTCATTCGGACAGACAACCTCAGAAGTGATAATCCCAAAGTTTAATGATAAATATTCAGGGTTTGTAAAACAACTTGAAGCTGGAGAAACCGATATTAATTATCGGGAATTTCGAGAAAGCTTTATTGAAAGTGAACAATTTAAAGTAGCTTCAAACAAGTCGAAAGAGTTTGAACGTCTCGAGAAAGAAATGTATGTTCAAATGGATAAATCAAATTCTAAGGGAATAATAGGAATTACAAAAGCAATGTTAAGTATTGATTATACGAGCATGATTGCGCATAAGATATTGCGTCAAACATACAATATTATAGGTGATACTTTAAATGCAAAGAAATATAAGACAATTCAATTTGGACTCCTGTATTCTATAACTGATAGTGGAGATGGAAAGACCTGTGAATCAGCTTGGCATGTAACCCAAGTAAATGAAGAGTATTTTATATTACAAATGCTAGGTGCTGATTTGATAACTCAGAGTGTTCTTACTAATAATGTTGGACTTTACGATAAAATGGAAGTAAAAGCAGAAGATGGTAGTAGTAAAACTTACTATTTTGACGTAAACAAAGTCTTTGAAGGTTATAAAAAGTTGGGCATGAAGTAA
- the ftcD gene encoding glutamate formimidoyltransferase, whose protein sequence is MEKRIVECVPNFSEGRDMTVIKQITDVIEGVEGIKLLDVDPGNATNRTVVTFVGEIEAVVEAAFRCVVKAAELIDMRKHHGEHPRMGATDVLPLIPVSGITMEETARYARQLARRIALEGGVPTYCYEYAAIRPERKKLAVCREGEYEGLKPRFGNPVRMPDFGGEVWTERVAQTGCTAVGARDFLIAINFNLNTTSTRRANAIAFDVRERGRVKREGDSLVGKIMKDENGQDLFIPGTLKSTAAIGWFIKEYGIAQVSMNITNVAVTPVHIAFEEVVAKAAARGVRVTGTEIVGLVPKSTLIDAGKHFLRKQQRSVGISEKEIIRIAIKSMGLDDLKPFDVKTKVIEYMLEDDAEEKLVDMTVSDFALETASESAAPGGGSISAYMGTLGASLGTMVANLSSHKAGWDACWEEFSDCAERGQALVSELIFLVDEDTRSFNKVMDAFGLPKNTEEEKAARTKAIQEATYYATQIPFRVMKASMAVFDIVEQMAKEGNPNSVSDAGVGALAARSAVLGAWLNVRINAGGIKNRALVEPILQEAAAMAKLAQERESAILEIVNSKI, encoded by the coding sequence ATGGAAAAAAGAATTGTAGAATGCGTGCCCAACTTTAGTGAGGGACGCGATATGACCGTTATCAAACAGATTACTGATGTAATAGAAGGGGTAGAGGGCATCAAACTTCTTGATGTTGACCCGGGTAACGCTACTAACAGAACCGTTGTTACTTTTGTGGGAGAAATTGAGGCCGTGGTGGAAGCTGCCTTTCGTTGTGTGGTGAAAGCTGCGGAACTTATTGATATGAGAAAACATCACGGTGAACATCCTCGCATGGGAGCTACCGATGTATTGCCGCTTATTCCGGTTTCCGGTATTACCATGGAAGAGACTGCCAGATATGCCCGCCAGCTTGCCAGAAGAATTGCACTCGAAGGTGGTGTTCCTACTTATTGTTATGAATATGCAGCCATCCGTCCCGAACGGAAGAAGCTGGCTGTTTGCAGGGAAGGGGAGTATGAAGGATTGAAGCCGCGCTTTGGAAATCCTGTCCGGATGCCCGACTTTGGCGGTGAGGTGTGGACGGAACGTGTGGCCCAAACCGGATGTACGGCTGTGGGTGCAAGAGATTTTCTGATTGCTATTAATTTCAATCTGAACACAACTTCTACCCGTAGGGCCAATGCCATTGCTTTCGATGTTCGTGAACGTGGACGTGTGAAGCGGGAAGGTGATTCGCTGGTGGGCAAGATAATGAAAGATGAGAATGGACAGGATCTGTTTATTCCCGGCACATTAAAAAGTACGGCTGCTATCGGGTGGTTTATTAAAGAATATGGCATTGCTCAGGTTTCCATGAACATAACCAATGTTGCTGTTACCCCCGTACATATTGCTTTTGAAGAGGTGGTGGCAAAGGCTGCGGCTCGTGGTGTGCGGGTAACAGGCACTGAGATTGTGGGACTGGTACCAAAATCCACGCTGATTGATGCCGGGAAACATTTCCTTCGCAAACAACAACGTTCTGTGGGAATCTCTGAAAAGGAGATTATCAGGATTGCGATAAAGTCAATGGGACTCGATGATTTGAAACCTTTCGATGTAAAGACCAAGGTGATAGAATATATGCTTGAAGATGATGCCGAAGAGAAGCTGGTGGATATGACTGTTTCGGACTTTGCTTTAGAAACGGCCAGTGAATCGGCTGCTCCCGGTGGCGGTTCCATCTCTGCATACATGGGAACATTGGGGGCTTCCTTGGGTACAATGGTTGCTAATCTCTCTTCTCACAAAGCAGGATGGGATGCCTGTTGGGAAGAGTTCTCTGATTGTGCCGAGCGTGGTCAGGCTTTGGTGAGTGAACTTATCTTTCTGGTGGATGAAGATACCCGTTCATTTAATAAGGTGATGGATGCTTTTGGTTTGCCAAAGAATACGGAGGAAGAAAAAGCTGCACGTACCAAAGCAATTCAGGAGGCTACATATTATGCCACTCAAATACCGTTCAGGGTGATGAAAGCTTCAATGGCGGTGTTTGATATTGTGGAACAGATGGCTAAAGAGGGTAATCCCAATTCTGTATCGGATGCCGGAGTAGGTGCACTGGCTGCTCGTTCGGCTGTACTTGGTGCCTGGCTCAATGTGCGTATCAATGCCGGTGGCATAAAAAACAGGGCATTGGTTGAACCCATACTCCAAGAGGCTGCTGCCATGGCAAAACTGGCGCAGGAGAGGGAGAGTGCAATTCTTGAAATCGTAAATAGTAAAATATAA
- a CDS encoding urocanate hydratase: protein MTKEEFRRLVSAGIPDVLPEPKPFDPAINHAPKRKDILSEAEKELALKNALRYFPAKHHAVLAPEFAEELSKYGRIYMYRFRPDYKVFARPIEDYPYQSKQAAAIMLMLSNNLDNAVAQHPHELITYGGNGAAFQNWAQYLLTMKYLSVMTDEQTLVLYSGHPMGLFPSHKDAPRVVITNGMVIPNYSSKDHWERFNALGVSQYGQMTAGSFMYIGPQGIVHGTSITVLNAKRMQRAKHPSEKGVLFVSSGLGGMSGAQPKAGNIAGVVSVIAEINPKAVAVRHSQGWVDEVFTDLDTLMPRIRRAVDTNEVVSIAYQGNVVDLWERLADEEMYVDLGSDQTSLHNPWAGGYYPVDLDFDEANRLMAEEPEKFQAKVRNTLRRHAAAINKLTAKGMYFFDYGNAFLLEASRAGANVMKADGTFRYPSYVQDIMGPLFFDYGFGPFRWVCTSGNPKDLAASDRIAAEVLERILQTAPVDIRSQLDDNLHWIKEAGKNNLVVGSQARILYLDSLGRIEVAKALNEAIGRGEISAPIVLGRDHHDVSGTDSPFRETSNIYDGSSFTADMAVQNVIGDSFRGATWVSIHNGGGVGWGEVINGGFGMMIDGSADADRRLKSMLLWDVNNGLARRSWARNPGAMDAVRREMARTPELVVTLPNIADDNLIKSALKHK, encoded by the coding sequence ATAACTAAAGAGGAGTTCCGCAGATTGGTTTCGGCAGGCATTCCTGATGTTTTGCCCGAGCCTAAGCCTTTTGATCCAGCCATCAATCACGCACCCAAGCGCAAAGATATTCTTTCTGAAGCTGAAAAGGAGCTTGCTTTGAAGAATGCACTTCGCTATTTTCCTGCCAAACATCATGCGGTGCTGGCTCCTGAATTTGCTGAGGAACTGTCTAAGTATGGCCGTATATATATGTATCGTTTTCGTCCCGATTATAAGGTATTTGCCCGCCCCATCGAAGATTATCCTTATCAGTCAAAACAGGCGGCAGCCATCATGCTGATGTTGAGCAATAACCTGGATAATGCGGTGGCTCAGCATCCGCACGAGCTTATTACTTATGGTGGCAATGGTGCGGCGTTTCAGAACTGGGCGCAGTATCTGCTCACCATGAAGTACTTGTCCGTAATGACGGACGAGCAGACTCTGGTGTTGTATTCCGGTCATCCCATGGGATTGTTCCCTTCTCATAAGGATGCCCCGCGTGTGGTGATAACCAATGGTATGGTGATACCAAATTACTCGTCCAAAGATCACTGGGAAAGGTTCAATGCGCTGGGTGTTTCTCAATACGGGCAGATGACAGCAGGTTCGTTTATGTACATTGGTCCGCAGGGTATTGTGCACGGTACGAGTATCACGGTGCTGAATGCCAAACGTATGCAACGGGCCAAACATCCATCCGAAAAAGGAGTGCTGTTTGTTTCTTCTGGTCTGGGTGGTATGTCGGGTGCGCAACCTAAGGCGGGTAATATTGCCGGAGTGGTTTCTGTTATTGCCGAGATTAATCCGAAAGCGGTGGCTGTTCGTCACTCACAAGGTTGGGTGGACGAGGTGTTTACTGATTTAGATACATTGATGCCCCGAATCCGCAGGGCGGTTGATACAAACGAGGTGGTGTCAATTGCTTATCAGGGAAATGTGGTGGACTTATGGGAGCGGTTGGCTGACGAAGAGATGTATGTGGATCTGGGTTCCGATCAGACTTCTTTGCATAATCCCTGGGCGGGTGGCTATTATCCGGTAGACCTTGATTTTGATGAGGCTAACCGTTTGATGGCCGAAGAACCAGAGAAGTTTCAGGCGAAGGTTCGCAATACATTGCGGCGTCATGCTGCGGCTATCAATAAACTTACTGCCAAGGGTATGTATTTCTTTGATTATGGTAATGCTTTTCTGTTGGAAGCATCCCGTGCGGGAGCTAATGTGATGAAGGCTGATGGTACTTTCCGTTATCCTTCTTATGTGCAGGATATTATGGGACCTCTCTTTTTCGATTATGGTTTCGGACCTTTCCGCTGGGTATGTACTTCGGGCAATCCAAAAGATCTGGCAGCAAGTGACAGGATTGCCGCTGAGGTGCTCGAACGGATTCTTCAAACGGCACCTGTCGATATTCGCTCGCAATTGGATGATAATCTTCATTGGATAAAAGAGGCCGGTAAGAATAACCTGGTGGTAGGTTCGCAGGCGCGTATTCTTTATCTCGATTCATTGGGGCGTATTGAGGTGGCTAAGGCGCTTAACGAGGCAATCGGGCGCGGAGAGATTTCTGCACCAATAGTTCTGGGACGAGATCATCACGATGTGTCGGGCACTGACTCGCCTTTCCGTGAGACTTCGAATATATACGATGGCTCTTCATTCACCGCAGACATGGCAGTGCAGAATGTAATTGGCGATTCTTTCCGTGGCGCTACCTGGGTTTCTATTCACAACGGTGGCGGAGTAGGCTGGGGCGAGGTTATCAATGGTGGCTTTGGAATGATGATTGATGGTTCGGCCGATGCAGATCGCCGCCTAAAATCTATGCTTTTGTGGGATGTAAATAACGGACTGGCGCGCCGCAGCTGGGCTCGTAATCCGGGAGCGATGGATGCTGTCCGCAGAGAGATGGCTCGTACCCCTGAACTTGTAGTAACTTTACCTAATATAGCTGATGATAACCTTATTAAATCGGCATTAAAACATAAATAA
- the hutH gene encoding histidine ammonia-lyase, whose translation MAKTHKISTEHLSIDRLQQIIVKGYKLELSDESKALIIKGRQYLDNKMKTQKEPIYGVSTGFGCLCDISVSGEQLSILQRNLVMSHACGLGERVPNEIVKLMLFLKVQSLSYGYSGAQLETVQRLIDFFNNGVCPVVYQQGSLGASGDLVPLAHLSLPILGLGEVNYKGRDMAVQVVNEKFGWEPITLQSKEGLALLNGTQFMGAYGCWCIMNANRLSAIADVTAAISIDAFDGRIEPFHPAVHAIRPHKGQIETARRIRELLDGSEIIARKKVHVQDPYSFRCVPQVHGASKDTIAYVESVFTTEINSTTDNPTIVPDEDLVISAGNFHGQPLAVALDFLAIGVAELGSISSQRVYQLISGERELPMFLAGNPGLNSGFMIPQYAAASIVSQSKQLCTPASVDSIESSQGQEDHVSMGANAATKCFKVVENTERLLAIELFNAVQAIDFRCPLKTSPVLQKVCTAYRKVVPFIENDCVMYPHIHNSVDFLRKWKF comes from the coding sequence ATGGCAAAAACACATAAAATAAGTACAGAACATTTATCAATAGATAGATTGCAACAGATTATTGTGAAGGGATATAAGTTGGAATTGTCTGACGAATCGAAAGCACTGATAATAAAAGGACGCCAGTATCTGGATAATAAGATGAAGACTCAGAAAGAACCAATTTATGGTGTATCAACCGGTTTTGGTTGTCTTTGTGATATTAGTGTGAGTGGCGAACAACTCTCTATTCTTCAACGTAACCTGGTGATGTCTCATGCTTGCGGTCTTGGTGAACGTGTACCTAATGAGATTGTGAAGCTGATGCTTTTTCTAAAAGTTCAATCGCTCTCTTACGGTTATTCGGGTGCTCAGCTGGAAACGGTACAACGGCTGATTGACTTTTTCAATAACGGTGTCTGTCCGGTTGTTTACCAGCAAGGCTCATTGGGAGCATCGGGCGATTTAGTACCCCTTGCACATCTTTCATTGCCTATTTTAGGTTTGGGAGAAGTAAATTACAAAGGTAGGGATATGGCTGTTCAGGTAGTGAATGAGAAGTTTGGTTGGGAGCCTATCACGTTGCAATCCAAAGAAGGACTGGCTTTGCTGAATGGCACGCAGTTTATGGGTGCTTATGGCTGTTGGTGTATTATGAATGCAAACAGGTTATCGGCTATAGCAGATGTAACGGCTGCCATTTCTATTGATGCTTTCGATGGTCGTATAGAACCTTTCCATCCTGCCGTTCATGCTATTCGTCCACATAAAGGACAGATTGAAACTGCCCGTCGCATTCGCGAACTGCTGGATGGTAGTGAGATTATTGCCCGTAAGAAAGTACATGTGCAGGATCCTTATTCATTCCGTTGTGTGCCACAGGTTCACGGCGCATCTAAGGATACCATTGCCTATGTGGAGAGCGTGTTTACCACAGAGATTAACTCTACCACGGATAATCCTACGATTGTGCCCGATGAAGATCTGGTAATCTCGGCAGGAAACTTTCACGGACAGCCATTGGCTGTGGCACTCGACTTCCTGGCTATTGGTGTGGCCGAACTTGGTAGTATCTCCTCTCAACGAGTCTACCAGCTCATTTCCGGCGAACGTGAACTTCCTATGTTTTTGGCTGGTAATCCCGGCTTGAATAGTGGATTTATGATTCCGCAATATGCCGCTGCTTCTATCGTTAGTCAGAGCAAACAACTGTGTACTCCTGCATCGGTAGATTCGATAGAGTCATCGCAAGGGCAGGAAGATCATGTGAGTATGGGAGCTAATGCGGCAACAAAATGCTTCAAGGTGGTGGAAAACACCGAACGTTTACTGGCTATTGAATTGTTTAATGCTGTGCAGGCAATTGATTTCCGTTGTCCGCTTAAAACCTCGCCTGTATTGCAAAAGGTGTGCACGGCATATCGCAAGGTGGTGCCGTTTATAGAGAACGATTGTGTGATGTATCCGCACATTCATAATAGTGTTGATTTTCTGAGAAAATGGAAATTCTAG
- the hutI gene encoding imidazolonepropionase codes for MKLLIKNIGELYQVEDKPRMMVCGKDMASLPCIKDAYLLMEDECIASFGTMSSLPPTLRADEVIDATGKIVLPAFCDSHTHLVYAGSREIEFIDKINGLSYEEIAQRGGGILNSSQRLHEATEDELYEQALVRVNEMIGMGTGAAEIKSGYGLSTEDELKMLRVIKRLCETAPLTIRATFLGAHVVPVDYKGRQAAYVDLIVNEMIPAVASEGLADFVDCFCDKGFFTCEETERIMIAGARYGMRPKIHANELALSGGIQIGVKHNALSVDHLEFTGDAEIEALKGSGTMPTLLPGAAFFLGMNYPPARKMIDSGLPIALASDYNPGSSPSGSMKFILSLATINMKLTPEEAINAATINSAYAMGISDSHGSICVGKRANVLITKKISSLYFLPYAYTSDLIDCVILGGRVVFRGK; via the coding sequence ATGAAACTATTAATAAAGAATATCGGAGAGTTGTATCAGGTGGAAGACAAGCCACGAATGATGGTTTGCGGAAAAGATATGGCTTCTCTGCCTTGTATTAAGGATGCTTACTTGCTGATGGAAGATGAATGTATAGCCTCTTTTGGTACCATGTCATCACTTCCTCCAACTCTAAGAGCTGATGAAGTAATTGATGCAACGGGAAAGATTGTGCTGCCTGCGTTTTGCGATTCCCACACACATCTTGTCTATGCCGGCAGCAGAGAAATAGAATTTATTGATAAGATAAACGGGTTATCGTATGAGGAAATTGCGCAGCGCGGGGGTGGTATTCTTAATTCTTCCCAACGCCTGCACGAAGCAACTGAGGATGAACTCTATGAACAGGCGCTTGTCCGTGTTAATGAGATGATTGGTATGGGAACAGGTGCAGCCGAGATAAAGAGTGGTTACGGACTGTCTACCGAAGATGAACTCAAGATGTTACGTGTTATCAAGCGTCTTTGTGAAACAGCACCTCTTACCATACGTGCCACTTTTCTGGGTGCACATGTTGTGCCGGTCGATTATAAAGGCAGGCAGGCAGCGTATGTGGATTTGATTGTCAATGAAATGATACCTGCTGTGGCAAGTGAAGGTCTGGCGGATTTTGTTGACTGCTTTTGCGATAAAGGTTTCTTTACCTGTGAAGAGACTGAACGCATAATGATTGCAGGTGCCAGATACGGTATGCGTCCGAAGATACATGCCAATGAACTTGCTCTTTCGGGAGGCATACAGATAGGAGTGAAGCACAATGCGCTTTCGGTTGACCATTTGGAATTTACAGGTGATGCCGAGATTGAAGCTTTGAAAGGCAGCGGCACAATGCCTACCTTACTACCCGGAGCAGCCTTCTTTCTGGGAATGAATTATCCACCCGCCCGTAAGATGATAGACAGCGGACTACCCATAGCCCTTGCTTCTGATTATAATCCCGGTTCGTCGCCATCTGGTAGCATGAAGTTTATCCTGTCACTGGCAACAATCAACATGAAGCTAACCCCCGAAGAGGCAATCAATGCAGCCACCATCAACAGTGCCTATGCGATGGGGATCAGTGATAGTCACGGTTCTATCTGTGTAGGAAAGCGGGCAAATGTGCTTATCACGAAAAAGATTTCATCACTCTACTTTCTGCCTTATGCTTATACTTCTGATTTGATTGATTGTGTTATACTTGGTGGGAGAGTGGTTTTTCGAGGGAAATAA
- a CDS encoding ABC transporter ATP-binding protein → MNIIEIKGITKIYDIKTMPFQALNGIDLTFKRGEFAAIVGPSGSGKTTLLNIIGGLDNPTYGVVIIDDVNITKLSNSKKTDFRLKNIGFVFQSYNLIPVLTAKENIEFVMQLQGTTKEYVEIRAQKLLEAVGLKNKANSRPHKLSGGEQQRVAVARALAPRPQFVLADEPTANLDSKSAENLLDIMEKLNKEEEITFIFSTHDARVMKKARRIITIEDGKVIEDVLREKDV, encoded by the coding sequence ATGAATATTATTGAGATAAAAGGAATTACAAAGATCTATGACATTAAGACGATGCCTTTTCAGGCACTTAATGGTATTGATTTAACTTTTAAGCGAGGTGAGTTCGCTGCTATAGTAGGTCCTTCGGGCTCAGGAAAAACCACCTTGCTTAATATCATTGGTGGTCTTGATAATCCCACCTATGGAGTTGTAATTATTGACGATGTGAATATTACAAAGCTGAGCAATTCGAAAAAGACTGATTTCAGGCTGAAGAATATTGGCTTTGTTTTTCAGTCGTACAATTTGATTCCGGTGCTTACGGCGAAAGAGAATATTGAATTTGTGATGCAGCTTCAGGGAACAACCAAAGAATATGTAGAGATTAGAGCGCAGAAACTTCTTGAGGCAGTGGGGCTAAAGAATAAAGCTAATAGTCGCCCCCATAAATTATCAGGTGGAGAACAGCAGCGTGTGGCAGTGGCAAGGGCTTTAGCGCCAAGACCTCAGTTCGTTTTAGCCGATGAGCCAACAGCCAACCTCGATTCCAAATCTGCCGAGAATTTGCTGGATATTATGGAGAAACTAAACAAAGAAGAGGAAATCACTTTTATTTTCTCCACTCATGATGCACGGGTGATGAAAAAAGCAAGAAGAATAATCACTATCGAAGATGGCAAAGTCATAGAAGATGTTTTGAGAGAAAAAGATGTATAA
- a CDS encoding ABC transporter permease, which produces MLGSLSWKNIWRNKLRSSVVIAAVALGVFAGVFMIALMNGMVDARIQSIIHTEMSSVQMHNPEFLANSDFSCRIPDADNIVQRVSSFDHVTGVSKRLVIISMVASAESNSGVKILGVMPDIESKVTNVCNKIVEGSYFKSNKKNTIVIGKKLAEKLKVDLNKKVVITLQDANMNITGGAFRVVGIYETDNTMFDESTVFTRYKDLCTLAGVDTTQAHEIAVVVDKDSNSGLIRNVLKFNYPKLDIQDWTQLSPEAGYLISAMNQYLYIFVLIIMLALCFGIVNTMLMAVLERVKELGMLMAIGMSKVRIFFMLMLETLYLSITGGFIGIISGYFLCRYLGKTGLDLYFWKEAYKSIGYSSMVYPKIELNMIAFTALMVVLTGILSTLYPAYKALKVNPANATRTK; this is translated from the coding sequence ATGCTTGGATCTTTATCCTGGAAAAATATCTGGAGAAATAAGTTACGGAGCTCCGTCGTGATTGCTGCCGTTGCTTTAGGTGTCTTTGCCGGAGTATTTATGATTGCTTTAATGAATGGAATGGTTGATGCCCGCATACAAAGCATTATTCATACAGAGATGTCTTCCGTTCAGATGCACAATCCCGAATTTCTGGCTAACAGTGATTTCTCATGTCGTATACCAGATGCAGATAATATTGTGCAAAGAGTGAGTTCATTTGATCATGTAACAGGTGTGAGTAAGCGTTTGGTGATCATTTCAATGGTGGCTTCGGCCGAATCTAATTCAGGAGTAAAGATTCTGGGAGTGATGCCCGATATAGAAAGTAAAGTGACCAATGTTTGCAACAAAATAGTTGAAGGTAGTTATTTTAAAAGCAACAAAAAGAATACAATAGTTATAGGCAAAAAGCTAGCCGAGAAATTGAAAGTTGACCTGAATAAGAAAGTTGTTATTACCTTACAGGATGCCAATATGAACATTACTGGCGGAGCTTTCAGGGTTGTGGGTATATACGAAACCGATAACACCATGTTTGATGAATCAACAGTCTTTACCCGATACAAGGACCTTTGCACATTGGCAGGAGTAGATACTACCCAAGCCCATGAAATTGCCGTTGTAGTTGATAAAGACAGCAATTCCGGACTTATAAGAAATGTTCTGAAATTTAATTACCCTAAACTGGATATTCAGGATTGGACACAATTGAGCCCCGAAGCAGGCTACCTGATTAGTGCCATGAATCAGTATCTGTATATTTTCGTTCTTATTATTATGCTTGCATTATGCTTCGGAATAGTTAATACAATGCTCATGGCTGTACTCGAAAGAGTAAAAGAACTGGGAATGTTAATGGCCATTGGCATGAGTAAAGTCAGAATTTTCTTTATGCTCATGCTCGAGACCTTGTATCTTTCAATCACCGGAGGGTTTATAGGCATTATTTCAGGCTATTTTCTTTGTAGATATCTCGGGAAAACCGGTTTAGATCTGTATTTCTGGAAAGAAGCTTATAAGAGTATCGGATATTCGTCAATGGTTTATCCGAAAATAGAATTAAATATGATTGCTTTTACAGCCTTAATGGTTGTTCTTACAGGCATATTATCTACCTTATATCCGGCATATAAAGCCTTGAAAGTAAATCCGGCAAATGCCACACGAACAAAATAA